The following are from one region of the Chloracidobacterium sp. genome:
- a CDS encoding DUF2012 domain-containing protein, giving the protein MTVDAANVTLDTSGAGTITFAQAFAVTNCASFTNGPVNFVFTQAFTYTAGTNFTLGSGDVSFGSTYTQTGGTFSPGTGALSFSDNVTVNGGTFNTPSGAMSLVGNLTVGASATFNAGTGTLLFNGTGNQGLVTSGTLTFNNLTVNKPTGTVLFFAGGATNLIIAGTLTLTDGGLQDNTSLSTFNAQGPVSIASTFDGGIAGLTFSGSANQTYTNAGGVNPRGIWTVNKPSGTLTAASDLLLETTQALNITSGTLYLTDSSDLTVGPITVGPAGRLINDSSTTITLGGNVANAGNIFLLGPGAACPQADAVLIRSSVAGTQRNWSGVGNFAIADADIRDMAGTAPIIAYSSTDSGNNGTNWTFDSGCPPAVFISPQVLSIYRNQNQTFTTGGGFGNKTFSIPVNNSGGTINPTTGLYTPGNTINVADTVRVTDAFGQFADAQVSVIPGPPTKLAMSVQPPSVVQAGIQMSQIRVALQDNDGNTIPNATNAVTIALASNPGNSTLSGTLTRNAENGIATFNDISLNRPGVGYSFAFSSGSLVGTNSADFNVVPGPPTALGFLVQPSDTEALTVIAPPISVVIMDAAGNTVTSATNQVTITIGNNPSGGLLIGTTVRNAVGGVATFNNLQINNAGDGYTLQASAAGFTGATSASFNLLSPFVVRNTNDAGPGSFRNAITKSNQTTGAQTISFNLPGAGPHRIEPITAFPAVSDPLTIDATTQPGFSGTPIIELTGNNRVGVPVGLDLRSGNNTIKGLSINRFYGAAIVISSAMTGGNTIQANYIGTNTAGDTALPNGIGIVIGTPNNLIGGSTASERNLISGNQGSGIQIGLVPNAGAATGNVVVGNLIGTDAAGTAPLPNNSGIIIVSSQTTIGGLSAGQANLIAFNSQQGVRVSDGSSNRIRGNVVHSNGGLGIDLFPIGPTLNDPGDPDSGPNFLKNYPVLDFVTGGGGTSIEGTLNNSPAFVHTIDFYSSPECDPSGFGEGRTYIGSTNVTTNASNLAAFDVSFPTNTPIGHFVTATSTDSQGNTSEFSQCRVVTPSKVSISGTATNGVGTALEKVTIKLSGGAKTETLTRKNGSYVLDRIASTGNYTVRPSLTNYDFSPPSRSYSNIPSNQTDQNFVGTKTRSSITGNLIGLAGLIPLSLNGVTVTLSGTASRSTTANGSYAFHDLPPGPYTVTAIKDGWTFSPLSIDVNLTLADASLTHVAAQTSALEGRILHSNATANPTGASGGNLGVMNANGTAFIPQLTRWFTYNPADASPDGSKIAYTIGPQDPRQLFYANSDGTGETLVDSGNYILYPKWSPDGTRIAYLYFPASGEPRKIRVRSIVNGAIVDISTGLSQTSSVGWLSSERIVFSANDESDSEIYAVNTDGSGLLNLTDNTTDDRYPTASYDGSRIAYISSQVSGGQYQLSTMNADGSNKIVLRNDVAYQNAAWSPDGTMLAATRFIAGTGYRGVAIDAATGSQVAVIHNEFLSTPDWAPDLDIATQTGANVPVEAGGVDITFSGVSTAGTTTVTQIPPSSAGTAPNGFVLGGLAYEITTTAAYTAPVTICFNVPMSIASTQTAFNALNLMHNEGGLLINRTTSRDFPTRTICGSVTTLSPFVIAEQIDPVLPSITGYVEDSNGEPMAEVSIQLTGAENRSTQTDINGFFTFVNLIEGESYTVQPKSLGYLFNEYSSDFIAVTAENSVVFTGTQSNFDISGRVTDNNGNGIAGVEVGLEGSVPSTTVTDVSGLFVFTSLPADGSYSVSPFQPGYVFLPPSQSIDALTGNMSGLDFTQFGPTAAAVSLSGRVLTVDGRGINNARVVVTDAFGNMLTARSNSFGYYMVNGLEASRAYTVSAAQKGYQFTDQFIVPNDNVTGFDLIASQDKLRSP; this is encoded by the coding sequence ATGACCGTCGATGCGGCCAACGTCACTCTGGACACGAGCGGTGCCGGTACCATCACTTTTGCTCAGGCGTTCGCCGTGACTAACTGCGCTAGTTTTACCAATGGTCCGGTGAACTTCGTCTTTACGCAGGCATTCACCTATACCGCCGGCACTAACTTTACGTTGGGCAGCGGCGATGTGAGCTTCGGCTCGACCTACACTCAAACGGGCGGTACTTTCAGTCCCGGCACGGGAGCCCTTAGTTTCAGCGACAATGTTACGGTCAACGGTGGCACGTTCAATACACCAAGCGGAGCGATGAGCCTAGTCGGGAACCTGACGGTCGGAGCATCTGCGACATTCAACGCCGGTACCGGCACGCTGCTCTTCAACGGCACCGGCAACCAGGGATTGGTCACTTCAGGCACTCTCACATTCAACAATCTGACTGTGAACAAACCGACCGGAACGGTGCTCTTTTTTGCCGGCGGTGCGACGAACCTGATCATCGCGGGAACGCTGACGCTGACGGACGGAGGGCTTCAGGACAACACTAGCCTCTCAACTTTCAATGCCCAGGGACCGGTTTCGATAGCTTCGACATTTGACGGGGGAATTGCGGGACTGACATTCTCGGGTTCCGCCAACCAGACGTATACAAATGCCGGCGGCGTAAATCCGCGTGGCATTTGGACTGTGAACAAGCCATCCGGAACGCTCACTGCAGCTTCAGATTTACTCCTCGAGACGACGCAGGCTCTAAACATAACGTCCGGTACACTTTATCTAACGGACAGCAGCGACCTGACGGTTGGCCCGATCACGGTAGGACCGGCGGGCCGCCTCATAAATGATTCATCGACGACCATTACTCTGGGCGGCAATGTCGCAAACGCGGGAAATATCTTTCTGCTTGGCCCCGGTGCCGCGTGTCCTCAGGCCGATGCGGTTTTGATCCGTTCAAGCGTTGCAGGGACTCAGCGAAACTGGAGCGGCGTAGGCAACTTTGCCATCGCCGATGCCGACATACGCGACATGGCCGGCACCGCACCCATCATCGCCTACAGCAGCACAGACAGTGGAAACAATGGTACGAACTGGACGTTCGACTCCGGATGCCCGCCGGCCGTTTTTATCAGCCCACAGGTTTTAAGCATTTATCGAAATCAAAACCAGACGTTTACGACGGGTGGAGGCTTCGGAAACAAGACGTTCAGCATTCCGGTTAACAATTCGGGCGGGACCATAAACCCCACCACGGGCCTTTACACACCGGGAAACACGATCAACGTGGCCGACACAGTTCGCGTGACCGACGCATTCGGCCAGTTTGCTGATGCTCAGGTCTCTGTGATTCCAGGCCCGCCGACGAAACTGGCCATGTCCGTTCAGCCGCCGTCGGTTGTACAAGCCGGCATTCAAATGTCGCAGATCCGGGTTGCGCTTCAGGATAACGACGGTAACACGATCCCTAACGCGACAAACGCCGTGACTATCGCGCTTGCAAGCAATCCCGGCAACTCAACACTCTCAGGTACGCTGACTCGAAATGCTGAAAACGGCATCGCGACTTTTAATGACATCAGTCTCAACCGGCCGGGCGTCGGTTATTCGTTTGCATTCTCGTCTGGCAGCCTTGTCGGTACGAACAGTGCGGACTTCAACGTCGTCCCAGGCCCGCCAACGGCACTTGGGTTCTTGGTCCAACCGAGTGATACCGAAGCGCTAACAGTGATCGCTCCACCGATCAGTGTGGTGATCATGGACGCGGCGGGCAATACAGTGACGAGCGCGACGAATCAGGTCACAATAACGATCGGCAATAATCCATCGGGCGGCCTACTCATCGGTACAACAGTAAGAAACGCCGTCGGCGGCGTTGCAACCTTTAACAATCTGCAGATCAACAACGCTGGAGATGGATATACTCTGCAAGCCTCCGCGGCAGGGTTCACTGGAGCGACAAGCGCGTCGTTCAATCTACTTTCGCCTTTCGTTGTTCGAAATACTAACGACGCCGGTCCAGGCTCTTTCAGAAATGCGATAACAAAGTCGAACCAAACGACTGGCGCGCAGACGATCAGTTTTAACCTCCCGGGCGCAGGACCACATAGAATTGAGCCCATAACCGCGTTTCCGGCCGTTTCCGATCCGCTGACCATTGATGCCACGACCCAGCCTGGCTTTTCCGGAACGCCGATAATCGAGCTAACTGGGAACAATCGGGTGGGAGTTCCCGTCGGACTTGATTTACGTTCAGGAAACAACACGATCAAAGGCCTTTCGATCAATCGATTCTACGGTGCAGCCATCGTAATATCGTCGGCGATGACGGGCGGAAACACGATTCAGGCAAACTATATCGGTACAAATACCGCCGGCGACACGGCTCTGCCGAATGGAATCGGAATCGTGATCGGAACCCCGAACAACTTGATCGGCGGGTCAACCGCCTCTGAACGAAACCTCATTTCAGGGAATCAGGGCAGCGGAATACAGATCGGCTTGGTGCCAAATGCAGGGGCAGCCACCGGAAACGTGGTTGTTGGCAATCTGATCGGCACCGATGCAGCAGGCACTGCACCGCTTCCGAATAATTCGGGAATCATCATCGTCTCCAGCCAAACGACAATCGGAGGGCTATCGGCGGGTCAGGCAAATCTGATCGCGTTTAATTCGCAACAAGGTGTGAGAGTCAGTGACGGATCAAGCAATCGAATACGTGGAAATGTCGTTCATTCGAACGGTGGGCTTGGAATCGATCTTTTTCCCATCGGACCGACACTCAATGATCCCGGAGATCCAGATTCCGGACCGAATTTCTTGAAGAATTATCCGGTGCTTGATTTCGTGACGGGCGGCGGCGGCACATCGATCGAAGGAACGCTGAACAATTCGCCTGCTTTTGTACACACGATCGATTTTTACAGTAGTCCGGAGTGTGACCCGTCGGGATTTGGCGAGGGTCGAACGTACATTGGCTCGACAAATGTCACAACTAATGCAAGCAATTTGGCGGCATTCGATGTTTCGTTCCCGACGAATACACCGATCGGCCACTTCGTAACGGCAACATCAACCGACTCTCAGGGAAATACATCGGAATTCTCGCAGTGCCGCGTCGTAACACCATCAAAGGTCTCGATATCCGGTACGGCGACAAATGGTGTTGGCACTGCGCTCGAAAAAGTGACGATTAAACTTTCTGGTGGAGCAAAGACCGAAACCTTAACGAGGAAAAATGGAAGTTATGTTCTAGACAGGATCGCGAGCACGGGCAACTACACGGTGAGGCCCTCGCTGACCAACTATGACTTTTCACCACCCTCTCGAAGTTATTCGAACATCCCCTCGAACCAGACAGATCAGAATTTTGTTGGAACAAAGACACGTTCCTCGATCACAGGAAACTTGATCGGATTAGCGGGACTAATACCGCTTTCGCTAAACGGTGTTACCGTGACATTAAGCGGTACTGCAAGCCGCTCGACAACCGCCAATGGCTCATATGCGTTCCACGATCTGCCGCCAGGCCCATACACCGTGACCGCGATCAAGGATGGCTGGACATTCAGCCCACTATCGATCGATGTGAACTTGACGCTAGCCGACGCTTCGCTTACCCATGTCGCTGCGCAGACCTCAGCTTTAGAGGGTCGAATCCTCCATTCGAATGCGACCGCGAATCCGACCGGCGCGAGTGGCGGAAATCTAGGGGTGATGAACGCAAATGGAACGGCGTTCATTCCGCAACTCACCAGGTGGTTCACCTATAATCCGGCCGATGCCTCGCCTGACGGCAGTAAAATAGCCTATACGATAGGCCCGCAGGATCCAAGACAACTCTTTTATGCTAATTCAGACGGAACCGGTGAGACACTGGTCGATAGCGGGAATTATATTCTCTATCCCAAATGGTCGCCTGATGGAACCCGGATCGCCTATTTGTATTTCCCCGCCAGCGGTGAGCCCCGTAAGATCCGTGTGCGAAGCATAGTGAACGGAGCCATCGTCGACATTTCAACAGGTCTCAGCCAAACAAGCTCCGTTGGCTGGCTCAGTTCCGAGCGGATCGTCTTCTCGGCGAACGACGAAAGCGATAGCGAGATCTACGCCGTGAATACTGACGGATCAGGTCTGTTGAATCTCACCGACAACACCACCGATGATCGTTATCCGACCGCATCCTATGATGGATCGCGAATCGCCTATATATCGTCGCAGGTAAGTGGCGGCCAATATCAGCTCTCAACAATGAATGCCGACGGTTCTAACAAGATCGTATTGCGCAACGATGTTGCGTACCAGAATGCAGCCTGGTCTCCGGACGGGACGATGCTTGCAGCTACGAGGTTCATAGCCGGCACGGGCTACCGCGGAGTTGCGATAGACGCCGCAACCGGCAGCCAGGTGGCCGTAATTCATAATGAATTTCTTAGCACTCCTGACTGGGCCCCAGATCTCGACATCGCGACCCAAACCGGAGCAAACGTTCCGGTCGAGGCCGGCGGAGTTGATATCACATTTTCAGGCGTGTCGACTGCGGGCACTACAACGGTGACACAGATCCCGCCTTCTTCCGCCGGCACCGCCCCGAACGGCTTTGTTCTTGGCGGTCTGGCGTATGAGATAACGACAACCGCCGCATACACAGCGCCGGTGACCATCTGTTTTAACGTACCGATGTCGATCGCGTCCACGCAAACAGCCTTCAATGCACTAAACCTGATGCATAATGAAGGTGGATTGCTGATCAATCGTACCACCAGCCGCGACTTTCCGACGCGGACGATCTGCGGCAGCGTAACGACGCTTTCGCCATTCGTGATCGCCGAACAGATCGATCCGGTGCTGCCATCGATCACGGGATACGTTGAGGACTCGAATGGCGAACCAATGGCTGAAGTTTCGATCCAGTTGACCGGTGCCGAGAACCGTTCGACGCAAACTGATATCAACGGCTTCTTCACCTTCGTCAACCTTATCGAGGGCGAAAGCTACACGGTTCAGCCAAAATCGCTCGGCTATCTATTTAATGAATACAGTTCCGACTTTATTGCGGTCACCGCCGAGAACTCTGTGGTCTTCACCGGAACCCAATCGAATTTCGATATTTCGGGTCGAGTCACCGATAACAATGGCAACGGGATCGCTGGAGTTGAGGTTGGCCTTGAAGGCTCGGTGCCATCCACGACGGTTACCGATGTAAGTGGTCTTTTTGTCTTTACAAGCCTCCCTGCTGACGGATCATATTCGGTTTCGCCGTTCCAGCCGGGATATGTTTTTCTCCCGCCCAGCCAGTCGATAGATGCTCTGACAGGCAATATGAGCGGGCTGGACTTCACGCAGTTTGGCCCGACGGCGGCCGCGGTTTCGCTAAGCGGGCGCGTCTTGACAGTTGATGGAAGGGGTATCAATAACGCCCGGGTCGTGGTCACCGATGCATTCGGAAACATGTTAACTGCCCGCTCGAATTCATTCGGCTACTACATGGTCAACGGCCTCGAGGCGAGCCGCGCATATACAGTTTCGGCAGCCCAAAAAGGCTATCAGTTTACCGATCAGTTCATCGTTCCGAACGACAATGTTACAGGATTTGACCTGATCGCTTCACAGGACAAACTGAGATCGCCATGA
- a CDS encoding winged helix-turn-helix domain-containing protein: MAAEFGNLRTFGQFRLDPERKVLWANDQPVEIPLKEIEILCVLIESVGNVVTKGELLDRVWADSFVEEGNLAQHIYRLRRTFQKYGEKDAVIQTIPRRGYRFVRDVITQPPPELIIERRVLTQTLVEEIHSSDPQTEPIVDAKTLSSKTSLYKRVQTPAFAALLAVAITVLAGFAAYRYGAFGAGSGSEIRSVAVIPFRVVEPNDQNRHLGVAFADTIISSLSSTAGLHVRPTSSVLQFENSSVELSEIREKLSVDSVIEGTIIESPEGMQVAARLVRLYDNATIWSRQFSGSLNERSRLQSELAQAIASALGRGLESVDRGSVSRRMSPNADAVRLYQEGRYHWNKRNNEGLTDGLRLFRNAVKADPDFALAYVGIADSSIFAPQAGEALTAVNRAIELDPDLGEAYATRGFIEMFHNWDWEAAEADLLRSIELNPGYPTAHQWYATLLMIRGRPLEAEARLKEALLIDPGSYNLYGDLAQAQFFARKYDEAERSARKALEIYPNFIYAHAHLASIYLQTERIQEAISQQMLVGNELNRYSPTNGAVSVSANDEPKKSPDASLDPEVVGYWRWLAKNASQNVRRDPNGHISIATAAIKLGDKRAVYHNLGIAIDQHAFMAPFVNVDPMWDPVRNEPEFRALMRKMGL, translated from the coding sequence ATGGCAGCAGAATTCGGCAACCTGAGGACTTTCGGCCAGTTTCGACTGGATCCCGAAAGGAAGGTTCTGTGGGCTAACGATCAGCCGGTCGAGATTCCCTTGAAAGAGATCGAGATCTTGTGCGTCTTGATCGAAAGCGTAGGAAACGTCGTCACAAAGGGTGAACTTCTTGATCGTGTCTGGGCCGATTCGTTTGTTGAGGAAGGCAATCTTGCGCAACATATTTACCGGCTTCGACGGACATTTCAAAAGTACGGCGAGAAGGATGCTGTGATCCAGACGATTCCGCGGCGCGGATACCGTTTTGTGCGCGACGTTATTACACAACCGCCTCCCGAGTTGATAATTGAACGCCGCGTGTTGACTCAGACACTTGTCGAAGAGATCCACTCAAGTGATCCCCAGACCGAGCCAATCGTCGATGCGAAAACGCTGAGCAGCAAGACTTCGTTGTACAAACGCGTTCAGACCCCAGCGTTCGCCGCGCTTTTGGCAGTTGCCATCACTGTATTGGCCGGATTTGCTGCTTATCGCTATGGTGCATTTGGTGCAGGTTCGGGATCTGAGATACGATCTGTCGCCGTGATCCCGTTCCGGGTCGTTGAACCGAATGATCAGAATCGGCATTTGGGCGTTGCCTTCGCCGATACGATCATTTCGAGTCTGAGCAGCACCGCGGGTCTCCACGTACGGCCGACAAGTTCTGTATTACAGTTTGAAAACTCGTCCGTGGAACTTTCTGAAATAAGGGAAAAACTATCGGTCGACAGTGTGATCGAAGGTACGATCATTGAATCGCCAGAAGGAATGCAGGTCGCCGCAAGGCTTGTACGGCTTTACGATAATGCGACGATCTGGTCGCGGCAGTTCAGCGGATCGCTGAACGAGCGATCGCGTTTACAGTCGGAGCTAGCGCAGGCGATTGCCAGCGCGCTCGGTCGCGGGCTCGAAAGCGTTGACCGTGGATCGGTTTCTCGGCGGATGTCCCCAAACGCAGATGCCGTAAGGCTTTATCAGGAAGGACGTTATCATTGGAACAAGCGGAACAACGAGGGGCTGACCGACGGCCTTCGGTTGTTCCGAAACGCCGTCAAAGCCGACCCTGACTTCGCACTCGCTTATGTTGGAATAGCAGATTCTTCGATATTCGCACCACAGGCAGGCGAGGCGTTAACGGCCGTGAATCGGGCGATCGAACTTGATCCAGATCTGGGCGAAGCGTACGCGACCCGTGGATTTATCGAGATGTTCCATAACTGGGATTGGGAAGCGGCGGAAGCAGATCTTCTCAGGTCGATCGAACTCAATCCAGGGTATCCGACGGCGCATCAGTGGTACGCAACGCTGCTGATGATCCGCGGCCGCCCGCTTGAGGCTGAGGCAAGACTCAAGGAAGCTCTGCTGATCGATCCGGGATCTTATAACTTGTACGGTGATCTAGCACAAGCTCAATTTTTTGCCCGGAAATATGACGAGGCAGAACGATCGGCCCGTAAGGCCCTTGAGATCTATCCGAATTTCATTTATGCACACGCGCACCTGGCTTCGATATATCTACAGACAGAGAGAATCCAAGAGGCGATATCTCAACAAATGCTTGTCGGGAATGAACTCAACCGTTATTCCCCAACAAACGGTGCGGTTTCAGTCTCGGCCAACGACGAACCAAAGAAATCGCCCGATGCAAGCCTTGATCCTGAAGTAGTTGGGTATTGGCGCTGGTTGGCAAAGAACGCTTCGCAAAATGTACGGAGAGATCCCAACGGACATATTTCGATCGCGACGGCAGCGATCAAACTCGGCGATAAAAGAGCTGTATATCACAACTTGGGCATTGCGATCGACCAACATGCTTTTATGGCCCCTTTTGTGAATGTCGATCCAATGTGGGATCCGGTCAGGAACGAGCCCGAATTTCGCGCGCTGATGAGAAAAATGGGATTGTGA
- a CDS encoding prepilin-type N-terminal cleavage/methylation domain-containing protein, giving the protein MRNRIRDQRGFNLIELMIVIAIIGLLIGVGAVAWGAMIRSGNETAAAQMIDRIRTYQAQYAARNRGKFGTFDDLIRVSGLDEKFAGERPVVNGYIFTLTLEEPSDARPGFYSITADPQVGEGVTATGTRHFYTDSSIGTIKGTDENRPAKADDPSI; this is encoded by the coding sequence ATGAGAAACAGAATCAGGGATCAACGTGGTTTTAACCTTATCGAGTTAATGATCGTTATTGCGATCATCGGACTGCTCATTGGCGTCGGGGCCGTCGCGTGGGGTGCGATGATCCGGTCCGGGAATGAAACCGCGGCAGCTCAAATGATCGACCGTATCAGGACCTATCAAGCACAATACGCTGCTCGAAACCGGGGCAAATTCGGAACATTCGATGATCTTATCCGCGTTTCGGGCCTGGATGAGAAATTCGCAGGTGAACGTCCTGTGGTGAATGGATATATCTTTACACTAACGCTTGAAGAGCCGTCGGACGCTCGACCGGGATTCTATTCGATCACCGCTGACCCGCAGGTCGGCGAGGGCGTGACGGCAACCGGTACAAGGCATTTTTATACCGATTCGTCGATCGGGACGATAAAAGGGACTGACGAGAACCGGCCGGCAAAAGCCGATGACCCGTCGATCTAA
- a CDS encoding MoxR family ATPase: protein MRDWIADNTATSAEAIVTKFDAGAKIAELQAAIESVIRGKSETVKFALVTLLAKGHLLIEDVPGIGKTTLSNALARALDLSIQRIQFTSDLLPSDVIGLSIFDQKSGEFEWKPGPIFSNVVVADEINRATPKTQSALLEAMAEEQVTVEGISRRLPLPFMVIATQNPSEHHGTYPLPESQLDRFMLRLHMGYPSLEDERSILHDRERINPLDLIRPVLDQGEIIELQDMVTSVRFDEALVDYLLQIVDETRHSEVLELGISPRGSLALFRSAQAMALIEGRNYCIADDIKRLVLPCFAHRVIVNSRSSGLKNRTREAEAALQDILQKVAVPV from the coding sequence ATGAGAGACTGGATCGCCGACAATACCGCTACCTCCGCCGAGGCCATTGTTACAAAGTTCGACGCGGGCGCGAAGATCGCTGAATTGCAGGCGGCGATAGAGAGCGTGATACGCGGAAAGTCGGAAACGGTCAAGTTTGCCCTTGTCACACTGCTTGCGAAAGGCCATCTTTTGATCGAGGATGTGCCGGGAATTGGAAAAACAACACTTTCAAACGCCCTCGCCAGGGCGCTCGACCTTTCGATCCAGCGTATTCAGTTCACTTCTGACCTGCTTCCGTCTGACGTTATCGGACTTTCGATCTTTGATCAGAAGAGCGGCGAATTCGAGTGGAAGCCCGGCCCGATCTTTTCGAATGTCGTGGTTGCGGACGAGATCAATCGAGCTACGCCGAAAACGCAGTCAGCGCTCCTTGAGGCAATGGCCGAAGAACAGGTTACCGTCGAAGGGATATCGCGGCGGCTTCCGCTGCCTTTCATGGTCATTGCAACACAGAATCCGTCGGAGCATCATGGGACCTATCCATTGCCGGAATCGCAGCTCGACCGTTTCATGCTGCGACTGCACATGGGTTATCCAAGCCTTGAGGATGAAAGATCGATCCTCCATGACCGGGAGCGTATCAACCCCTTGGACCTTATACGTCCGGTGCTCGACCAGGGCGAGATCATTGAACTTCAGGACATGGTGACGTCCGTTCGGTTTGACGAGGCACTTGTCGACTATCTCTTGCAGATCGTTGATGAAACACGGCATTCGGAGGTACTCGAACTCGGGATCAGCCCGCGTGGCAGCCTTGCACTTTTCCGATCCGCGCAAGCCATGGCGCTTATCGAGGGGCGCAATTACTGTATTGCAGACGATATCAAACGGCTCGTTCTTCCTTGTTTCGCCCATCGGGTGATCGTAAACTCGAGATCTTCGGGACTCAAGAATCGAACGCGCGAAGCCGAGGCGGCGCTTCAAGACATCCTTCAAAAAGTTGCAGTTCCGGTGTAA
- a CDS encoding DUF58 domain-containing protein — translation MKFSKLRQLFSLRDLRNGLLAFLVIVGGVGLALLTLYAHRTEQPKLAGIAAAVSLVFVILILIFVVPPLARNASKEANQLNLPFEITIGGAIMIALIVIVAFSAWNTGNNLLFLVLSFLTGAMMVGFMAGAIMLKKLDVKMRFPETIFAGEETPILVTLNNRKKVLPSISVVAEVRGNERERSIAAEDLHDILPKRIAERLSRAPIVRRTLDYFVHVPRSQMTESRTFHVFPNRGRFLIKDFEISTKFPFAFFRHRRRLPAKETELIVFPPIDTLDNEIDSVPLDAGKVMTNLKGSGQDLLALRDYHPNDDLRRVDWKATARSRHLIVREFAAEDDKKITVFLDRRTTDDPLAKLTIRQKIDAEQDGAELKRSEDFERAVRKAASLIAHFTEEQAEICLIIDDEEREPGIGTRHLHDCLKRLAVADARHVDLIGPETARFEALVRRASHDSNSHIFAVTAAPASDFPPEIADALTVVHF, via the coding sequence GTGAAATTCAGCAAACTCCGGCAATTATTCAGCCTTCGCGACCTGCGAAACGGCTTACTGGCGTTCCTCGTCATTGTCGGCGGTGTCGGGCTCGCCTTATTGACACTTTACGCCCATCGTACGGAGCAGCCGAAACTCGCCGGCATCGCCGCTGCGGTGTCGCTCGTTTTCGTTATCCTGATACTGATATTCGTAGTTCCTCCGCTTGCCCGCAATGCCAGCAAAGAAGCCAATCAGCTGAACCTGCCCTTCGAGATCACCATCGGCGGGGCGATCATGATCGCTCTTATCGTCATAGTCGCATTTTCTGCGTGGAACACCGGAAACAATCTCTTGTTTTTGGTTTTGTCGTTCTTGACGGGTGCGATGATGGTCGGGTTTATGGCGGGGGCGATAATGCTGAAAAAACTCGACGTAAAAATGCGTTTCCCCGAGACCATTTTTGCAGGCGAAGAAACGCCGATCCTGGTCACGCTTAACAACAGAAAAAAGGTGCTTCCAAGCATTTCGGTCGTTGCCGAAGTACGAGGCAATGAACGCGAACGGTCGATCGCAGCGGAAGATCTGCATGATATTTTGCCCAAACGCATCGCTGAGCGGCTCTCCCGTGCCCCGATCGTTCGTCGAACGCTCGACTACTTTGTCCACGTTCCTCGCAGCCAGATGACCGAAAGCCGCACGTTTCACGTTTTCCCGAACCGCGGAAGGTTCTTGATAAAAGACTTCGAGATCTCGACAAAGTTCCCATTCGCCTTTTTCAGACATCGTCGACGACTGCCGGCAAAAGAAACAGAACTAATAGTATTTCCGCCGATCGATACGCTTGATAACGAGATCGACAGCGTACCTCTGGATGCGGGAAAAGTGATGACGAACCTCAAGGGGTCTGGCCAGGATCTACTTGCCCTGCGCGATTATCATCCGAACGACGACCTCAGACGCGTAGATTGGAAGGCGACTGCCAGGTCAAGGCATTTGATCGTGCGTGAATTCGCCGCCGAGGATGACAAGAAGATCACCGTATTCCTTGACCGTCGGACGACCGACGATCCGCTGGCCAAGCTGACAATAAGGCAGAAGATCGACGCGGAGCAAGACGGAGCAGAACTCAAACGATCGGAGGATTTCGAACGTGCCGTCAGAAAGGCAGCCTCGCTTATCGCCCACTTCACCGAGGAACAGGCAGAGATTTGCCTGATAATTGACGATGAAGAGCGTGAGCCGGGAATCGGTACGAGACATCTCCACGACTGTCTTAAGCGGCTTGCGGTAGCCGATGCCAGGCATGTGGATCTGATCGGACCGGAAACCGCTCGATTCGAAGCTCTGGTTCGACGTGCAAGTCACGACTCCAACAGCCACATTTTTGCCGTTACGGCCGCACCGGCATCTGATTTTCCGCCGGAGATCGCAGATGCTTTGACCGTCGTCCATTTTTGA
- a CDS encoding sigma-70 family RNA polymerase sigma factor produces MSEQATAAAAKETIEFEEAFSLHHRTVFRAARSVVRDAALAEDVTQEVFVKLYKNLNSINDPEMLRPWLIRVALNLAKNTVRGNIRANTRDENYVKETVENSVISVESEYEQKSELNEVNRALSKVKEPLRSCLVLKQQGLSYREIAESLSLNETSIGTYVARARQEFLRFYGKVGRETL; encoded by the coding sequence ATGTCCGAACAAGCAACTGCCGCGGCGGCGAAAGAAACGATCGAATTCGAAGAGGCTTTTTCGCTTCACCATCGAACCGTATTTCGCGCCGCACGGTCGGTGGTGCGGGACGCTGCTCTGGCCGAGGATGTGACACAAGAGGTTTTCGTTAAGCTTTACAAGAATTTGAATTCGATCAATGATCCGGAGATGCTTCGGCCGTGGCTGATAAGGGTTGCATTGAACTTGGCCAAGAACACGGTTCGCGGGAATATTAGGGCGAACACAAGAGACGAGAATTACGTCAAAGAAACAGTAGAAAACAGTGTGATCTCGGTCGAATCGGAGTATGAACAAAAGAGCGAACTTAACGAAGTGAATCGCGCACTGAGCAAAGTCAAGGAACCGCTCAGAAGTTGTCTGGTTTTGAAACAGCAAGGCCTGTCCTACCGCGAGATCGCGGAAAGCCTTTCGCTCAACGAGACGAGTATCGGCACCTATGTGGCACGTGCGAGGCAAGAGTTCCTCAGATTTTACGGAAAGGTCGGGAGAGAGACGTTATGA